The following are encoded in a window of Clostridium thermarum genomic DNA:
- a CDS encoding chromate transporter — translation MIYIRLLYSFFKIGIFSFGGGYAMLPMISREVVYLNGWITEHEFIDIVAISQSTPGPISINAATYIGYKTAGVLGAVLATLGTVLPSLIVMLIICRFFFKFKGNKHVEGALLGLRPAVIGLIAAAAIMVSESSFIDYKSIIIFAVVFITNFKFKVDPIIMIIASGVAGFILY, via the coding sequence ATGATTTACATAAGACTGTTATATTCCTTTTTCAAAATTGGTATTTTTAGCTTTGGCGGAGGCTACGCAATGCTACCTATGATTAGCAGGGAAGTTGTATACCTAAACGGATGGATTACTGAACATGAGTTTATAGACATTGTAGCCATATCTCAGTCCACTCCCGGCCCTATATCAATAAATGCTGCTACCTACATAGGATATAAGACGGCAGGAGTACTTGGAGCCGTGCTTGCAACTTTAGGGACGGTTCTTCCATCACTTATAGTTATGCTGATTATATGCAGGTTCTTTTTTAAATTTAAAGGAAATAAACATGTAGAAGGGGCGTTACTGGGCTTAAGACCTGCGGTAATAGGTTTGATTGCAGCGGCAGCTATAATGGTAAGTGAATCCTCCTTTATAGATTATAAGAGTATTATAATATTTGCAGTAGTTTTTATCACAAACTTTAAGTTTAAGGTAGATCCAATAATAATGATAATTGCTTCGGGTGTGGCCGGATTTATATTGTATTAA
- a CDS encoding chromate transporter, giving the protein MKKYFELFKSFFKIGAFTLGGGYAMVSLIQKEVVENKKWVKKEEFVDMLALAQASPGPLAVNTAVFVGYKTAGVPGSIATALGTIAPSFMIIIAIAVFFIGIQNEPAVIRIFKGLRPAVVALISAPVYSMAKNAKVNRKTIIIPIIATVLVAFLDVSPIYIILAAAIAGIIYINKWGGKEK; this is encoded by the coding sequence ATGAAAAAGTACTTTGAACTATTCAAATCCTTTTTTAAGATTGGTGCCTTTACTTTAGGAGGCGGGTATGCCATGGTATCCTTGATCCAGAAGGAAGTTGTTGAAAACAAGAAGTGGGTTAAGAAAGAAGAGTTTGTTGATATGCTGGCATTAGCTCAAGCGTCACCGGGACCATTGGCGGTTAACACTGCTGTCTTTGTTGGATATAAAACTGCAGGTGTACCCGGTAGTATAGCTACTGCTTTAGGCACAATAGCTCCTTCTTTTATGATAATTATTGCCATAGCAGTTTTTTTTATCGGTATCCAAAATGAACCGGCAGTGATAAGAATATTTAAAGGTCTTCGTCCTGCAGTAGTTGCACTAATTTCAGCGCCTGTTTATTCCATGGCCAAGAATGCCAAGGTGAATAGAAAGACTATAATTATACCTATAATAGCCACAGTCTTAGTAGCCTTCCTGGATGTATCACCCATTTATATAATTTTAGCTGCTGCAATTGCCGGTATAATCTATATTAATAAATGGGGAGGTAAAGAGAAATGA
- a CDS encoding glycoside hydrolase family 3 protein: protein MNKWQRSRFQPNLPLGENGERVTASKAHRELSKNAAKEGMVLLKNKQNVLPLKKGTKVALFGKGSIDYVKGGGGSGDVTVEYIINLYEGMKALKGHISVFEELADFYLENVKSQYEQGAVRGMTVEPAVPEDLLKKASAFTDTAIITICRFSGEGWDRKSSLDTKDKIVLPYEDPLIKRSEEIFERGDFYLTKAETAMVNTVKEHFSKVIVVMNVGGMVDTSWFVDDDSIQSVLMAWQGGMEGGLAAAELLCGMGNPSGKLSDTFAKRLEDYPSTYNFHDSVDYVEYTDDIYVGYRYFETIPGAAEKVNYPFGFGLSYSSFQWSVVSAEEQNGVIQVKVSVTNTGTVEGKEVIQIYVGAPQGLLGKPAKSLVAFQKTRLLKAGETQLLSLEFTVDSMASYDDLGKIQKSAYVLEAGDYVIYVGTSVRDVEKLSFAYNVPKNRVVKQLSEKLAPTSLKERMLADGSLEQLPQREAHNPNECAFEKIPDWQAEGYTPEGRIRKSYQLWREPFKKGCHTFYEVAEGKVTVEEFLAQMTDEEVAHLLGGQPNTGVANTFGLGNMPEYGVPNIMTADGPAGLRIAPECGVKTTAWPCATLLACTWNRDIVYAVGEAGAKEVKENNIAIWLTPAVNIHRSPLCGRNFEYYSEDPFLTGKMAAAMVEGIQSQHIGATVKHFALNNKETNRKNSDSRVSERAAREIYLKGFEIIVKEANPWCIMSSYNIINGHRASENRELLEDILRGEWGWNGMVTTDWWTYAEHYKEVKAGNDLKMGRGYPERLLEAKALGLITREEMDICAKRILELILKVD from the coding sequence ATGAACAAATGGCAAAGATCAAGATTCCAACCCAATTTGCCTTTAGGGGAAAATGGTGAAAGGGTCACAGCCTCTAAAGCACATAGAGAACTATCAAAAAATGCAGCTAAGGAAGGGATGGTTCTTCTAAAAAACAAGCAGAATGTGCTTCCGCTGAAGAAGGGCACAAAGGTTGCCTTATTTGGGAAGGGAAGCATTGACTACGTAAAAGGCGGGGGTGGCAGCGGGGATGTAACCGTTGAATACATCATCAACCTCTATGAGGGAATGAAGGCCTTAAAGGGACATATAAGTGTTTTTGAAGAGTTAGCTGATTTTTATCTTGAAAACGTTAAGAGTCAATATGAACAGGGTGCTGTACGTGGAATGACAGTGGAGCCTGCGGTTCCTGAAGACCTATTAAAGAAGGCTTCTGCATTCACTGATACTGCAATTATCACTATTTGCCGTTTCTCGGGAGAGGGATGGGACAGAAAAAGTTCCTTGGACACAAAGGATAAAATCGTTCTGCCCTATGAAGACCCACTAATTAAGAGATCAGAAGAAATCTTTGAAAGAGGTGACTTCTATCTAACCAAGGCAGAAACAGCCATGGTGAATACAGTAAAAGAACATTTTTCCAAGGTTATTGTAGTTATGAACGTGGGAGGAATGGTGGATACAAGCTGGTTTGTAGATGACGATTCCATTCAATCTGTCCTTATGGCATGGCAGGGCGGAATGGAAGGTGGACTAGCTGCTGCTGAGCTCCTTTGCGGTATGGGAAATCCTTCAGGAAAATTATCCGATACCTTTGCAAAGAGACTGGAAGATTATCCGTCAACTTATAACTTCCATGACTCCGTTGACTATGTAGAGTATACAGATGATATCTATGTGGGATACCGCTATTTTGAGACTATTCCGGGAGCAGCTGAAAAGGTAAATTATCCTTTTGGCTTTGGACTATCCTATTCAAGCTTCCAATGGAGTGTAGTTTCAGCTGAAGAGCAGAATGGAGTAATTCAAGTTAAAGTCAGTGTAACCAATACAGGAACTGTTGAAGGTAAGGAAGTTATTCAAATATATGTAGGTGCACCACAAGGTCTTTTGGGAAAACCGGCAAAGAGCTTAGTGGCCTTCCAGAAGACAAGACTGTTAAAGGCAGGAGAAACTCAGCTGCTAAGTCTTGAATTTACAGTTGATTCTATGGCTTCCTACGACGACTTGGGAAAAATTCAAAAATCAGCTTATGTACTGGAAGCCGGAGACTATGTAATATATGTTGGTACTTCAGTACGTGATGTGGAAAAGCTTAGCTTTGCTTATAATGTGCCGAAGAACAGAGTTGTAAAGCAGCTTAGTGAAAAGTTGGCTCCAACTTCCTTAAAGGAAAGAATGCTGGCCGATGGAAGCTTAGAACAGCTTCCGCAGAGAGAAGCTCACAATCCCAATGAGTGTGCCTTTGAGAAAATTCCTGATTGGCAGGCAGAAGGCTATACACCGGAAGGAAGAATAAGAAAGAGCTACCAGTTATGGAGGGAGCCCTTTAAGAAGGGATGCCACACTTTCTATGAAGTAGCCGAGGGTAAGGTTACCGTAGAGGAATTCCTGGCACAAATGACAGATGAGGAAGTGGCTCATTTATTAGGTGGTCAACCAAATACCGGAGTGGCAAACACTTTCGGCCTTGGCAATATGCCTGAATATGGCGTACCTAATATCATGACTGCTGACGGCCCTGCGGGACTCAGAATTGCACCTGAATGTGGCGTTAAGACAACAGCTTGGCCATGTGCTACCCTGTTGGCTTGTACTTGGAACAGAGATATTGTCTATGCCGTGGGAGAAGCCGGTGCAAAGGAAGTTAAGGAGAATAACATTGCTATTTGGTTAACGCCGGCAGTTAATATTCATAGGAGTCCCTTGTGCGGACGTAACTTTGAATACTATTCCGAAGATCCATTCTTAACCGGCAAGATGGCTGCCGCAATGGTAGAAGGAATTCAATCCCAGCACATTGGCGCCACAGTGAAACACTTTGCCCTAAACAACAAAGAAACTAACAGAAAGAACAGTGACTCCAGAGTGTCAGAGAGAGCTGCCAGAGAGATTTACCTAAAGGGCTTTGAAATAATAGTGAAAGAGGCAAATCCATGGTGCATAATGTCTTCCTACAACATCATAAATGGCCACCGAGCATCTGAAAATAGAGAGTTACTAGAAGACATTTTGAGAGGCGAATGGGGCTGGAATGGCATGGTTACTACAGACTGGTGGACTTATGCAGAACACTATAAGGAAGTTAAAGCCGGAAATGATCTTAAGATGGGCCGCGGTTATCCTGAACGTCTATTGGAAGCTAAAGCCCTGGGACTAATTACCCGAGAAGAAATGGATATTTGCGCTAAGAGAATTCTTGAACTAATTTTGAAGGTGGATTAG
- a CDS encoding AraC family transcriptional regulator — protein sequence MANHEIISPNAGLPVYFDVFKTYNQLVPSHWHNHLEVLYIFQGTMHVVRNDEKYTINQNDLFLVNSGDIHLTRSTDNLEALLLQVPYELLNHSIPEYKNIRFKEYYPHDELCQDPIFQKTIWYLLEMKQLFEQRKDGYHFLFNSNLNLFLHTLYTHYAIRQSADEKNKAAKCLLRLKEIIEYVEKNYMEPISLKAAAALVALNPEYFCRTFKKFTGFTFMEYVNMVRLTHIHRDLIETDDSITVLQERHGFTNYKVFNRMFKENYGCTPSKLRLNKCK from the coding sequence ATGGCAAACCATGAGATAATTTCACCCAATGCAGGGCTTCCAGTTTATTTTGATGTTTTTAAAACCTACAACCAACTGGTGCCCAGCCACTGGCACAACCATTTGGAGGTGCTTTATATTTTCCAAGGCACTATGCATGTTGTAAGAAATGATGAAAAGTACACCATAAATCAAAATGACTTATTTCTGGTGAATTCCGGTGATATTCACTTGACCAGAAGCACTGACAATCTTGAGGCCTTACTGCTCCAGGTCCCTTATGAACTTCTAAACCATTCTATTCCCGAGTATAAAAACATTAGGTTTAAAGAGTATTATCCGCATGATGAACTTTGCCAAGATCCCATATTTCAAAAAACGATTTGGTACCTACTGGAAATGAAACAACTTTTTGAACAAAGAAAGGATGGCTACCACTTCCTTTTTAACAGTAATCTCAATCTATTTTTACATACCCTCTATACCCATTATGCCATCCGTCAAAGTGCCGATGAAAAAAATAAGGCCGCAAAATGTCTTCTGCGGCTAAAGGAAATAATTGAATATGTAGAAAAAAATTATATGGAGCCAATAAGCCTTAAGGCGGCAGCAGCTTTAGTAGCATTGAATCCCGAATACTTCTGCCGAACCTTTAAAAAGTTTACAGGCTTTACATTTATGGAATACGTGAACATGGTTAGGCTTACCCATATCCATCGTGACCTTATAGAAACAGATGATAGCATCACAGTACTTCAAGAACGGCATGGCTTTACTAATTATAAGGTCTTTAACCGCATGTTTAAGGAAAACTATGGATGTACTCCATCTAAGCTCAGACTTAATAAATGTAAGTAA
- a CDS encoding ATP-dependent helicase, with protein sequence MQYEEVLEKLNEYQREAVLDESEACIVNANVGSGKTTVLIAKIIYLHYAKVISYEDMIVLTFTNKAANEIKERLMGSDNSVLPENLQGFGTFHSVALNLLRKKLNIEKLGYTKDFQVIEQEEEVDIALQIIRDQKLNIKYKNRLNKRLEQALLIEKEEERVSKYNDDIFRLVQLLKDEKIKQNKMTFSDLLENAITLLDASEIEPKWIIIDEVQDCDRLQLEFIDRLKKGSTRLFAVGDPNQVIYSWRGTSSHVVYFLKHRYHGRELSLPINYRSSNIILEAARPFLETGDSLRGVRESENKIIVKNHYNPFNEACYLADKIRELHGEGVPYKEIAIFYRTQNQSQVFEAVFSKEGIPYEVSLKKTTGDIPVLKWIIRLLRFSVNHSDYTSGIFVLSHKDYGERFKEAEAVKIVKGQKIGVSNLYVKMMEFTEKCSYIKDTKDLYEYFEIDKYIRPTASAYGEDKASIYKLLEIIQQYISKSFKGFMEGLRDFINSSALYGINIFQRDIDNEEDSVKLMTLHASKGLEFTYVFITGVNYGLIPLQARNEEEEEEERRLFFVGITRAKEHLELSYYTNPEFHRAMPGESRFIRMIPDHLIQKDAVKSEGVNLQELKKEIQKSIEVKKEGLREANAEAGAIESKEDLGSEKTVEAKKVCHKKYGTGIVLKEDDMMIEVEFENYGKKEFMKAFSELEFL encoded by the coding sequence ATGCAGTACGAAGAGGTTTTAGAGAAACTAAATGAATATCAGAGAGAGGCTGTACTGGATGAAAGTGAAGCTTGTATTGTCAATGCCAATGTGGGAAGCGGCAAAACTACAGTATTAATAGCAAAGATTATATACCTGCACTATGCCAAAGTCATAAGCTATGAGGATATGATTGTACTGACTTTTACCAATAAGGCAGCTAATGAAATAAAAGAAAGGCTTATGGGTTCAGATAACAGTGTTCTGCCAGAAAATTTGCAAGGCTTTGGAACCTTTCATAGTGTTGCTTTAAACTTACTCAGAAAGAAGTTGAATATTGAAAAACTCGGTTATACAAAGGACTTTCAAGTAATAGAACAGGAAGAGGAAGTGGATATTGCCCTGCAGATTATAAGAGATCAAAAACTAAACATAAAATATAAGAACCGGCTAAATAAGCGTTTGGAGCAGGCCTTGTTAATTGAGAAGGAAGAAGAGAGGGTATCTAAATATAATGATGATATATTTAGGTTGGTTCAACTACTGAAAGATGAAAAGATAAAGCAAAACAAAATGACCTTTTCAGATTTATTGGAGAATGCAATTACTTTACTGGATGCTTCTGAAATTGAGCCTAAGTGGATTATCATTGATGAGGTACAAGACTGTGACAGATTGCAGCTGGAATTTATCGATAGATTAAAGAAAGGTAGTACGAGGCTTTTTGCGGTGGGAGACCCAAATCAGGTGATTTATAGCTGGCGCGGGACTTCTTCACATGTCGTTTATTTCCTAAAGCACAGATATCATGGAAGAGAGCTGTCCCTTCCTATTAATTACCGGTCCAGTAACATTATTTTAGAAGCAGCAAGGCCTTTCTTAGAAACCGGAGATAGCCTAAGGGGGGTAAGGGAAAGTGAAAATAAGATAATTGTAAAAAATCACTACAACCCCTTTAATGAGGCCTGCTACCTAGCAGATAAAATCCGAGAACTACACGGTGAAGGAGTGCCTTATAAAGAGATTGCAATATTCTACCGTACTCAGAATCAGTCCCAAGTTTTTGAGGCTGTGTTTTCCAAAGAAGGTATACCCTATGAAGTATCCCTTAAGAAAACCACAGGTGATATACCGGTGCTAAAGTGGATAATTAGGTTGTTACGCTTTTCTGTAAATCATAGTGATTACACCTCAGGGATTTTTGTCCTCAGCCATAAGGACTATGGTGAAAGATTTAAAGAAGCAGAAGCGGTGAAAATAGTTAAGGGACAAAAGATAGGTGTATCCAACCTGTATGTTAAAATGATGGAGTTTACCGAAAAGTGTTCCTATATAAAAGATACAAAGGACCTGTATGAGTATTTTGAAATTGATAAGTATATTCGGCCAACGGCATCCGCTTATGGAGAAGATAAGGCTTCAATATATAAATTACTGGAGATAATTCAGCAGTATATAAGTAAAAGTTTTAAGGGATTCATGGAGGGACTTCGGGATTTTATAAATTCTTCGGCCCTTTATGGTATAAATATTTTTCAGAGGGACATTGACAACGAAGAGGACTCGGTAAAGCTAATGACCCTGCATGCTTCTAAGGGGCTAGAGTTTACCTATGTGTTTATTACCGGTGTCAATTATGGACTTATTCCACTGCAGGCAAGGAACGAGGAAGAGGAAGAAGAGGAACGTAGATTATTTTTTGTTGGTATTACCAGGGCTAAGGAGCACTTGGAGCTGTCCTATTATACTAATCCGGAATTTCACAGGGCAATGCCTGGAGAAAGCAGGTTCATCCGCATGATTCCGGACCACTTGATACAAAAGGATGCAGTAAAAAGCGAAGGTGTGAATCTACAGGAACTAAAAAAGGAGATTCAGAAGTCTATAGAAGTCAAGAAGGAAGGGCTTAGAGAAGCAAATGCTGAAGCAGGAGCAATTGAAAGTAAAGAAGACCTTGGTTCGGAAAAAACGGTAGAAGCAAAAAAAGTGTGCCACAAGAAATATGGCACAGGAATAGTTCTAAAAGAAGATGATATGATGATAGAAGTAGAATTTGAAAACTACGGCAAAAAAGAATTTATGAAGGCCTTTAGTGAACTGGAATTTTTGTAA
- a CDS encoding DEAD/DEAH box helicase, translating into MDIKDLIIHKKTISKREGVYVDFPERLSPDLVRYLTEKGLTKLYCHQAEMFEKAMDKQNIVINTATASGKTLSFLLPVLQEILSNPLARAIFIYPTKALASDQYRALLPYLDYFGENRISVGVYDGDTPVNERSRIRKNANIILTNPEMLNGSFLPNHSKFGFDFIFSNLKYVVIDELHTYRGAFGSHLANVFRRLGRVCRYYNSDPQYLCSSATIANPIELAEEICGKKFIHISKDGSPSAARNYFLVQPPKIMGNNKRYYGQISPTTVAAELIPTLVENNHSFIAFAKSRRDVEVILKESTDKLEAESFFGASLLDKISGYRGGYTPIERKEIENKMISGALRGLVSTNVLELGIDIGKIDTTVIVGYPGTRASFWQQTGRAGRSGIECSNYLILDNLPFDQYIAINPDWLFESGSENAVIDKNNLLIELAHIRAAAAEIPLTLDDISVFPDLGETIPVLIRAKELTNQSGKFAWCGNAFPAGDFSLRNIDKVRYKLINKENNKEITEMDEMQAFREIHNGAIYMHAGVQYQVVKLDLESRTAYAVPFNGNYYTMPGGTTSIRIVQGHKDKEFRRTKVTFGDVNVDEIVYMYKKLQFHNHQNLGFEQLEKPLSKDFDTESTWVKIPANVVKVYRNLLQESESGAIIRNNHFEGLCYAIKNAAMMATMTEQEDIGITMSNNAFEITGNFEEEVYMFIYDKYIGGLGYAEKAFDLLGQIIDNTIKMVEGCTCENGCVACIGDYKLDKSLVLWGLNNLLEEIEPPKDIKIVEYSPATFMKKPFKFSELQVKWKEFCSYLQENGESFAAFLSSVPKVELEDHLLILTTDKAFYKEWILEKTNYKSLKNIIAFYTDAPPGTKLEIKLSEASEGRTDVKNKLQKRYKDLMD; encoded by the coding sequence ATGGATATAAAAGATTTAATTATACATAAAAAAACTATCTCTAAAAGAGAAGGGGTGTACGTGGATTTTCCGGAGAGGCTGTCTCCGGATCTAGTTCGGTATTTAACTGAGAAAGGTCTTACTAAGCTCTACTGCCACCAGGCGGAAATGTTTGAAAAGGCGATGGATAAGCAAAATATTGTCATAAATACCGCCACAGCCAGTGGTAAGACGCTGAGCTTTTTACTGCCGGTACTACAGGAAATACTATCTAACCCCTTGGCAAGAGCGATTTTTATCTATCCTACCAAGGCCTTGGCTAGTGACCAATACCGAGCTCTCTTGCCCTATTTGGATTACTTTGGTGAAAACAGGATTTCTGTCGGGGTATATGACGGTGATACTCCAGTAAATGAGAGAAGCAGAATACGTAAAAACGCCAATATCATTTTAACTAACCCGGAAATGCTAAATGGATCCTTCTTACCTAACCACAGCAAGTTTGGCTTTGACTTCATATTTTCAAATCTGAAGTATGTGGTTATAGATGAGCTGCATACTTACAGGGGGGCTTTTGGATCTCATCTTGCCAATGTGTTCCGTAGATTGGGGAGGGTATGCAGATACTACAATTCAGACCCTCAATACCTTTGCAGTTCCGCCACCATTGCTAATCCCATAGAGCTGGCTGAAGAGATCTGCGGGAAAAAATTTATCCACATTAGCAAGGATGGTTCACCCTCTGCAGCTCGAAATTACTTTTTAGTTCAACCTCCTAAAATAATGGGAAATAACAAAAGGTATTACGGCCAGATATCTCCTACCACTGTTGCTGCAGAATTAATACCTACTTTGGTGGAAAATAACCACAGTTTTATTGCCTTTGCAAAATCTAGAAGGGATGTGGAAGTGATTTTAAAGGAGTCCACTGACAAGTTAGAGGCGGAGAGCTTTTTTGGAGCATCTCTGCTGGATAAAATATCGGGATATAGGGGAGGATATACCCCTATAGAGCGTAAAGAGATTGAAAATAAAATGATAAGCGGAGCGTTGAGGGGACTAGTATCTACCAACGTATTGGAGCTGGGAATTGATATTGGAAAGATTGATACCACTGTTATCGTAGGTTATCCTGGAACCAGAGCCTCCTTCTGGCAGCAGACCGGTAGGGCAGGAAGAAGCGGAATAGAGTGTTCAAATTATTTGATTTTAGATAACCTGCCCTTTGACCAATACATTGCCATAAATCCGGACTGGCTTTTTGAAAGTGGCAGTGAAAATGCTGTTATTGATAAGAATAACCTTTTAATAGAGCTGGCCCATATCCGTGCAGCGGCTGCGGAAATACCCTTGACACTTGATGATATCTCTGTTTTTCCAGATTTAGGAGAGACAATTCCTGTACTAATTCGTGCCAAGGAGTTGACCAATCAAAGCGGTAAATTTGCCTGGTGCGGAAACGCCTTCCCTGCAGGGGATTTTAGTTTAAGAAATATAGATAAAGTCAGATATAAACTTATAAATAAGGAAAATAATAAAGAAATTACAGAGATGGATGAAATGCAGGCCTTCCGAGAAATTCATAACGGAGCTATTTATATGCATGCTGGGGTACAGTACCAAGTTGTAAAATTGGATTTAGAAAGCAGAACTGCCTATGCTGTGCCCTTTAACGGAAATTATTACACAATGCCAGGCGGAACAACCAGCATTAGAATTGTTCAAGGGCATAAGGACAAGGAATTTAGGCGAACCAAAGTGACCTTCGGTGATGTCAATGTAGATGAAATAGTATATATGTATAAGAAGCTTCAATTTCATAACCATCAGAACCTGGGCTTTGAACAACTTGAAAAACCCTTATCAAAGGACTTTGATACAGAAAGTACTTGGGTAAAGATTCCGGCTAATGTGGTTAAGGTGTACAGGAACCTGCTGCAGGAAAGTGAAAGTGGTGCCATAATAAGGAATAACCATTTTGAAGGTCTGTGCTATGCCATAAAAAATGCAGCCATGATGGCTACTATGACTGAACAGGAAGATATAGGCATCACAATGTCCAATAACGCCTTTGAGATAACAGGAAATTTTGAGGAAGAGGTCTATATGTTTATCTACGATAAGTATATAGGCGGCTTGGGATATGCAGAAAAAGCATTCGACCTGTTAGGCCAAATAATTGACAATACAATTAAAATGGTTGAAGGATGTACCTGTGAAAATGGATGCGTTGCCTGCATAGGGGACTACAAATTAGACAAATCCCTTGTTCTATGGGGATTAAATAATCTGTTGGAAGAGATAGAACCGCCAAAGGATATTAAGATTGTAGAGTATTCGCCGGCAACCTTTATGAAGAAGCCATTTAAGTTTAGTGAATTACAAGTTAAATGGAAGGAGTTCTGTTCATATCTTCAAGAGAACGGAGAGAGCTTTGCAGCATTCTTAAGTTCTGTCCCCAAGGTGGAGCTTGAGGATCATTTGCTAATACTGACAACGGATAAGGCCTTTTATAAGGAATGGATTCTGGAAAAGACAAATTACAAAAGCCTTAAGAATATTATAGCCTTCTATACAGATGCTCCCCCAGGAACTAAGTTAGAGATTAAATTGAGTGAGGCTTCTGAGGGTAGAACAGATGTAAAAAATAAACTCCAGAAAAGATATAAGGATTTAATGGACTAG
- a CDS encoding DUF421 domain-containing protein — MFNHSAITVVKNGEILYKGLKKARISIDMLLEELREAKVEDVKKVALAIWEADGKVSVFLDPQYESITPSLYQMKTEPFDLPRIIIKEGKIDFKELERVQKDESWLVAKLRNLYQTEVQNVLLATIDSKGKLNIFLKS; from the coding sequence ATATTCAATCATTCAGCAATAACCGTTGTGAAGAATGGAGAAATCCTTTATAAGGGATTAAAAAAAGCAAGAATATCTATCGACATGTTATTAGAGGAGTTACGAGAAGCAAAGGTAGAAGATGTAAAAAAGGTAGCACTGGCAATTTGGGAGGCTGATGGTAAGGTTTCTGTTTTCTTAGATCCACAATATGAATCTATAACACCTTCACTCTACCAAATGAAAACAGAACCCTTTGATTTACCAAGGATAATCATTAAGGAAGGTAAGATTGATTTCAAAGAACTGGAACGGGTTCAAAAGGATGAAAGCTGGCTTGTTGCCAAGCTAAGAAATTTATATCAAACGGAAGTGCAGAACGTTCTTCTAGCTACCATAGATAGTAAGGGTAAATTAAATATATTTCTAAAAAGCTAA